A part of Pectobacterium cacticida genomic DNA contains:
- the garD gene encoding galactarate dehydratase, which translates to MSQNEQNVVKAFYIKVHDDDNVAIIVNDNGLRAGTRFDTGLELIEHVPQGHKVALEDIAKSGPIIRYGEIIGYALRDIAKGSWIDESLVELPKAPALETLPLATKVPPALPPLEGYTFEGYRNADGSVGTKNLLAITTSVHCVAGVVDYVVKLIERDLLPKYPNVDGVVALNHLYGCGVAINAPAAVVPIRTLHNLALNPNFGGEVLVVGLGCEKLQPERLLEGTPDVQAISLDDTSIVRLQDEQHVGFRSMVDDILAMADKHLQRLNQRQRETCPASELVVGMQCGGSDAFSGVTANPAVGFASDLLVRCGATVMFSEVTEVRDAIHLLTPRAINEDVGKRLLEEMAWYDNYLDSGHTDRSANPSPGNKKGGLANVVEKALGSIAKSGTSAIVEVLSPGQRPTKRGLIYAATPASDFVCGTQQLASGITVQVFTTGRGTPYGLLAVPVIKMATRTALANRWHDLMDINAGTIATGEATIEDVGWQLFHFILDIASGKKKTWSDQWGIHNALAVFNPAPVT; encoded by the coding sequence ATGTCACAGAACGAGCAGAATGTCGTCAAAGCATTTTATATAAAAGTTCATGACGATGATAACGTAGCTATTATTGTTAATGATAATGGTTTACGTGCAGGCACTCGATTCGATACTGGATTAGAATTAATTGAACATGTGCCACAAGGTCATAAAGTTGCCCTCGAAGATATCGCCAAATCAGGCCCAATCATTCGCTACGGTGAAATTATTGGCTATGCCCTGCGCGATATTGCGAAAGGTAGCTGGATTGACGAATCTTTAGTCGAGTTGCCTAAGGCCCCGGCATTGGAAACCCTGCCACTGGCGACCAAAGTTCCGCCCGCGCTGCCGCCGTTGGAAGGATATACTTTTGAAGGCTACCGCAATGCCGACGGCAGCGTCGGAACGAAAAACCTGTTAGCGATTACGACCAGCGTACATTGTGTCGCCGGCGTGGTGGATTATGTCGTCAAACTCATCGAGCGGGATCTCTTACCCAAGTACCCGAATGTGGATGGCGTCGTCGCATTAAATCACCTCTACGGCTGCGGTGTGGCTATCAACGCCCCCGCCGCGGTCGTGCCTATCCGCACGCTTCACAATCTGGCGCTCAATCCTAATTTCGGCGGCGAAGTGCTGGTCGTCGGCCTGGGCTGTGAAAAATTACAGCCGGAACGCCTGCTGGAAGGTACGCCAGATGTACAAGCAATTTCGTTGGATGACACCAGCATTGTTCGCTTGCAGGATGAACAACACGTCGGTTTCCGATCGATGGTGGATGACATCCTGGCGATGGCGGACAAACATCTGCAACGCTTGAACCAGCGTCAGCGTGAAACCTGTCCGGCCTCAGAACTGGTTGTCGGGATGCAATGTGGCGGTAGCGATGCCTTTTCTGGCGTTACCGCTAACCCAGCCGTCGGTTTTGCCTCCGACCTGCTGGTTCGTTGCGGCGCTACCGTCATGTTCTCGGAAGTGACCGAAGTGCGCGATGCGATACATCTGTTGACACCGCGCGCGATCAACGAAGACGTCGGCAAGCGTCTGCTGGAAGAGATGGCCTGGTACGATAACTACCTCGACAGCGGTCACACTGACCGCAGCGCCAACCCCTCTCCAGGAAACAAAAAAGGCGGGCTGGCCAATGTGGTAGAAAAGGCGCTCGGCTCTATTGCCAAATCTGGCACCAGCGCGATTGTTGAAGTCCTGTCTCCTGGCCAGCGTCCTACTAAACGCGGGCTGATTTATGCAGCAACGCCAGCCAGTGACTTTGTGTGCGGAACACAGCAGCTCGCTTCCGGCATTACCGTTCAGGTCTTCACCACCGGGCGCGGTACGCCCTATGGCCTGCTTGCTGTCCCGGTGATCAAAATGGCGACCCGTACCGCATTAGCGAACCGCTGGCACGACCTGATGGATATCAATGCTGGCACAATCGCGACCGGAGAGGCCACCATCGAAGATGTAGGCTGGCAACTCTTCCATTTCATTCTGGACATCGCCAGCGGCAAGAAAAAAACCTGGTCCGATCAGTGGGGTATCCATAATGCATTGGCAGTTTTCAATCCAGCCCCGGTAACTTGA
- a CDS encoding methyl-accepting chemotaxis protein, with translation MRVNTPVTQQEYLLDMDTILMSTTDIHSHITYANSAFIKVSGFSEEQLISQPHNIVRHPDMPVEAYADMWFTLQQGDSWTGIIKNRRNNGDHYWVRANVTPVYQHEKLIGYISVRNTPSAEEIKQAEKLYSAMQQKQAGNRKFYKGLVVRTGLLSPLSILQKLSVRWRLRLAVLAAGLIPVLFAFCGLNPLWLLPLALLVIIAADCFLQKQIAQPISIILKQAQHVVSGRKVKHICLNRVDEIGLLLRSVNQFGLNLHSLVDDVSTQVGGITDVSHKLAKNNVDLNMRTEETSANLQQTAAAIEEITVAVQQSAETSAQATTMAAAASDTALKGGAIMKETIGMMDSISSASDKIVDIIGVIDSIAFQTNILALNAAVEAARAGVQGKGFAVVAAEVRNLAQHSASAAKEIKTLIDANVANVKQGSSMVENAGKHISDIVDEVLQVSSMIKEISNATREQTAALSLINTSIAQIEQMTQRNTDMVSHSTEAAEGLNLQATRLNSAINVYGR, from the coding sequence ATGAGAGTCAATACACCTGTTACACAGCAGGAGTATTTGTTAGATATGGACACCATATTGATGTCCACAACAGATATTCACAGCCATATTACGTATGCCAATTCGGCCTTCATTAAGGTCAGTGGTTTTTCTGAAGAGCAACTTATTAGTCAGCCGCATAATATTGTGCGCCATCCCGACATGCCCGTTGAAGCCTATGCGGACATGTGGTTTACATTGCAGCAGGGCGATAGCTGGACAGGTATCATTAAGAATCGCCGCAATAACGGCGACCACTATTGGGTCCGCGCTAATGTCACGCCGGTTTACCAGCACGAAAAGCTCATCGGTTATATTTCCGTTCGTAATACGCCCAGCGCCGAAGAGATCAAACAGGCCGAAAAACTGTATAGCGCGATGCAGCAAAAGCAGGCCGGTAACCGCAAGTTTTATAAAGGGTTGGTCGTGCGCACGGGGCTCCTTTCTCCACTGTCGATCTTGCAAAAACTGTCTGTCCGCTGGCGCCTCCGTTTGGCCGTACTCGCGGCGGGGCTTATCCCGGTACTGTTTGCCTTCTGTGGGTTAAACCCGCTGTGGCTACTGCCACTGGCGTTGCTCGTCATCATCGCCGCGGATTGCTTTTTGCAAAAACAAATTGCACAACCGATTAGCATCATTCTAAAACAGGCTCAGCATGTGGTTTCAGGTCGCAAAGTTAAACACATCTGCCTAAATCGGGTAGACGAAATCGGCCTGCTACTGCGTTCCGTTAACCAATTCGGTCTGAATCTGCATTCGCTGGTTGATGACGTCAGCACGCAGGTGGGCGGTATTACCGATGTCAGTCATAAACTGGCAAAAAATAATGTCGACCTGAATATGCGCACAGAGGAAACATCGGCAAATCTGCAACAGACCGCCGCCGCCATTGAAGAAATTACCGTTGCCGTACAGCAGAGTGCAGAAACGTCGGCGCAGGCTACCACAATGGCTGCAGCCGCGAGCGATACCGCGCTAAAAGGCGGCGCGATTATGAAGGAAACCATCGGTATGATGGATTCTATCTCCAGCGCCAGCGATAAAATCGTGGATATTATCGGCGTAATTGACAGTATCGCTTTTCAGACCAACATTCTCGCGCTGAATGCCGCGGTTGAAGCGGCACGTGCTGGCGTTCAAGGGAAAGGGTTTGCCGTGGTTGCAGCTGAAGTGCGTAATTTAGCGCAGCACTCCGCCTCGGCAGCCAAAGAGATTAAAACGCTGATCGATGCCAACGTTGCCAATGTGAAACAAGGAAGCTCAATGGTGGAAAACGCAGGCAAACATATCAGCGATATCGTTGACGAAGTGTTGCAGGTTTCTAGCATGATCAAAGAAATAAGCAATGCAACGCGTGAACAGACCGCAGCATTAAGCCTGATCAACACCTCGATTGCACAGATAGAACAAATGACACAGCGCAATACCGATATGGTGTCACATTCAACGGAAGCCGCTGAGGGATTGAATCTTCAGGCTACGCGACTGAATAGCGCCATTAACGTCTATGGTCGTTAA
- a CDS encoding DUF3820 family protein: MEKADLLEIATMRMPFGKYQGRVLIDLPEEYLLWFSRKGEFPRGRLGELMQITLAIKVEGLQGLVTPLKRPRS; encoded by the coding sequence GTGGAAAAAGCGGATTTGCTAGAGATTGCGACGATGCGGATGCCTTTTGGTAAATACCAGGGGCGCGTACTGATTGATTTACCGGAAGAGTATCTGCTGTGGTTTTCTCGTAAAGGCGAGTTTCCCCGTGGTCGTTTAGGGGAACTGATGCAAATAACGCTGGCCATCAAGGTAGAAGGGCTGCAAGGGTTGGTGACGCCGCTGAAGCGGCCTCGCTCATGA